The following coding sequences lie in one Lolium perenne isolate Kyuss_39 chromosome 2, Kyuss_2.0, whole genome shotgun sequence genomic window:
- the LOC127330492 gene encoding uncharacterized protein, whose protein sequence is MNYRMTSAISLLVVALLFSSLLTASARHVVTLKNIRGRVAGDDAGKAPDPVVVNAGGSRPLRAVETWGVTKHHHRDAVAEMNTMLSRDYTSRATRRKPVHNDEPLEDEP, encoded by the exons ATGAACTACAGAATGACTAGTGCTATCAGCCTTCTTGTGGTCGCCCTGCTCTTCTCTTCACTTCTCACGGCCAGTGCTCGCCATG TGGTGACGCTCAAGAACATCAGAGGGCGTGTGGCTGGTGATGATGCAGGAAAGGCGCCAGACCCTGTCGTTGTGAACGCCGGCGGCTCACGGCCGCTAAGAGCGGTGGAGACATGGGGGGTGACGAAGCACCACCACCGGGATGCGGTGGCCGAGATGAACACCATGCTCAGCAGGGACTACACATCTCGCGCGACCCGCCGTAAGCCGGTCCACAACGACGAGCCGCTGGAGGATGAGCCCTAA